From Candidatus Methylomirabilota bacterium:
CCCCAGTCGCTCCTGCAGCGGGCGGATCAGGTGATTGAGTAATGAACCGGCGGGCATTCATCGGCACCGTGGCTAGCGGCCTCCTCGCCGCGCCGCTCGCCGCCGAGGCCCAGCAGGCGGCCAAGGACACTCGAATAGGCTTCCTGGCGGCCAACCTGGCCGCTGGTCCCCACCTGACCGAGGCCTTCCGTCAAGGACTGCGTGACCTCGGTTACGTCGAGGGCCGCAACGTCGTGATCGAATACCGAAATGCCGAGGGGTCGTTCGAGCGGCTCCCCGTTCTCGCGGCCGAACTGGTTGCGCTCAAGGTTGATGTCATCGTGACCGCAGGAGGCCCACTCGCCCACCTGGCCGCCAAGCAAGCGACCAGGACCCTCCCCATTGTCTTCGCTGCTGCTGACGATCCGGTTGGGAGCGGGCTCGTCACCAGCCTTGCGCGGCCGGGCGGCAATGTCACGGGGTTGTCGTTCTTCGGCCCGGAGCTAGTCGGCAAGGTTCTGGAACTGCTCACGCAGGCCGTTCCGGGGGTCACCCGGGTCGCTGTCCTCTGGCAGCCAGGTGCCGCCGGCGAACGCACGGAAAAGGACATGCTGAAGGAAGCAGACGTGGCGGCGCGGGCCCTGGGGGTGCGGCTTCAAGTCGTTGAGGCGCGAGGTCCCGCCGATCTCGACAGGGCCTTCTCGGACATGACCAGGGCACGCGCGGGCGCTCTGACTGTGTTGACAAGCGTCATGTTCGTCAATGAACGAAGACGCCTCGTGGACCTGGCGGCAAAGAACCGACTGCCGGCAGTGTACGCACAGAGGGAGTTTGTCGATGCCGGGGGCCTTATGTCCTATGGACCGGACGTTGCTGATTTGTTTCGGCGCGCCGCTACCTACGTGGACAAGATTCTCAAAGGCGCCAAGCCCGCCGACCTGCCCGTCGAGCAGCCGACGAAGTTCGAGCTGGTCATCAACCTCAAGACCGCCAAGGGCCTCGGCCTAACGATCCCGCAGTCGCTGCTGGGGCGAGCGGACCAAGTCATTCAAT
This genomic window contains:
- a CDS encoding ABC transporter substrate-binding protein; protein product: MNRRAFIGTVASGLLAAPLAAEAQQAAKDTRIGFLAANLAAGPHLTEAFRQGLRDLGYVEGRNVVIEYRNAEGSFERLPVLAAELVALKVDVIVTAGGPLAHLAAKQATRTLPIVFAAADDPVGSGLVTSLARPGGNVTGLSFFGPELVGKVLELLTQAVPGVTRVAVLWQPGAAGERTEKDMLKEADVAARALGVRLQVVEARGPADLDRAFSDMTRARAGALTVLTSVMFVNERRRLVDLAAKNRLPAVYAQREFVDAGGLMSYGPDVADLFRRAATYVDKILKGAKPADLPVEQPTKFELVINLKTAKGLGLTIPQSLLGRADQVIQ